The Brevibacillus humidisoli DNA segment TCCACGTAGACATCGATGCCTTTTGACAACAATTTTGCAACGACTTCATAGTGGGTCTCAGTCGAACTATGGACAAACACCGCGTCCACCTCCCGCACCAGTGCTGCCATATTCGGAAACGATTGGATGCGGTACTGTGCACATATGTCATCACGCTTGCTTTGAGTAGGAGAGAACGCGCCAACCAGGCTCCAGCCCTGCTGCTGAGACAAAATGGGCAGGTACGCCTTCTGGGCAATGCTGCCCAGTCCGATTACACCAATACGCGGCTTTCGCAAGGGTTCCCCTCCTATTCGTCTCATGTAAACGTTTCGGCATCGATGCCGCTATTCCTGCACAAAAAAGGCAACCGGGGTGTGGCGGCTGCCTACTCACTCTTATTTCTACACTGTGGGTGCAGAGAAATCAGCTTATGCGCTCTCCGTCACATGTTGTAAAACGTTACGGTCGAGAACTAACGGTCACTTGATATCCAGGAACATTCAGGTGTTGTTTAGCCATCGCGATAATATCAACCACCTGCTTGCGGTCCAGTTTGTCGGCTTGGACAATCACCTTGACACTCTCGTTCTGGGCTAGGACGACAGCATCCTTGTAGCCATCCGCTTTCAGTATTTCTTCGAGGGCCATTATGTTGTTCTGCAGGGCGGACAGTTCATCGTGACGCGCTCTTGCTTCCACCATCGCTTGCGGCGAACTGTCCGGATTGACGATAATCTCCATCTGTTCATCTTTTTGCTTTTCAATCAACGCTTCCCGATTGAGCTTGATGCTCTGAAACGTTTCATTACCGGCTTGAGCCAGAATGGACGAATCCTCGACGGTAGTACTTTCTCCCCCCGCTGCTGCCTCATCGGTAAAGCTGCCATCAGGCGTTCCTTCAACAGGAGCAGCATCGGGGGCCGGTTGGTCTGTCTGCTCGGTCTCCACCTGTACGCCGGACAGCGAATCTTGCTGCCCTGTCGGTTCTCCCAGCGCAGGCGTTTGTTCGCTTGGGCCTTTTACCAGGTAGTACCCGGACAGTACGACCATTACGGCCAACATTGTTAACAACCACACTGTTTGTTTGCGTACAACCATCTTGACAACCTCCTACTTTTTTTTGGGTAATACCGAGATTTTATAGGCCGGTACATCCAACACTTTTTGTACCGCTTCCAAGATCCACGCTTTTACCTGAATATTCTCTGCTCCCTTGGCAACCACCAACACTCCTCTCACTTTTGGTTTGACCGTTTTGAGTACGACGGGATGCTCCTGTTTTGAACCTTGAACGACAACAACCTGCTCATTTCTGGTCTGATCCGTCTGGTTGCGAGTTGCCTTGTCCTTATCCGTTTCTTTGGTCGTAGCGGAGCGGATGTCGCGGTTTTTCTCCACCACCACTTCCGGGGTAGAATCCAGATTGACCATCACTTCCACCTGCCCTACCCCGATTACCGTTTCCAGGATTTCGGCCAGTTGGGTCTCGTACATGTTTTCATACTCCTGTATTTCGTCGTTACTGACCGAGCCACCGCTTGCCGGTGCAGACGGTTCCTGCTCCGGTACCTGTGCGGAAAACAGGTCGCTGGTAGAGGATTGGTCCGGCTCGACGGAAAGGAAATCGGTAAAAATCATGACCGCAGCCCCGATACAAAACAGCAGGATAAAGTAGTGAATCGGTTTCATCTGTTTGTTGTCCGGATCGCCTGCCAGTATCTGTTTCAGCTTGGACAGCATCAACTATCCCCCCTTTTGCCAATCGGTCAGCCAGTTTCATTCTCTTTGGCACTGATCACCCTGACCTGATCAGGCGCTACCTGCCAGTCCTGGGCAACTTGCGCAGCAATCTCCCGGTACAAAGCAGTATGCTGCTGACCGGAAACAGGGACACTGTCGAACTCCTTGGACTGCGACTCACTCCCCACTTCGATCTCGATGGGCCGGATGGGGCGAACGGGATCCTCCTTTTCGGGCGACTTCTGCTCACCCCCTTTGTCTTCGGATACGACCACCGTGATCGCTTCAATGTCCGGTGTGCTCTCACCGGATTGACGGAATCGAACGTCGACGGAAGAGACCTCTATCCCATAAGCAGAGAGGACCTGCTGACGAATCAGCGATTCCATCTGCCCGCTAACATACCTTTCCATCTGCTCGTCCTGCTGCTGCATCAGCTTTTTGGACAGCGACTCCCACTGTGGATTCGGCTCGTCGCGGGCTTCAAACTCTTGCTGATAGCTGCTGAGCCGCAGAGCCAATTCTTCGGGTGGGATGCGAAACAAGGTAAAGACGGGGGACATGATCGTCAGCAAGATGATCAAGCCCATCACCATCTTGACGTAACGCTGTAAACTGGTGTTCGGCAGGATCAAGTCCAGAAAGGCTGCCAACAGGACGAGCAAGATGATCTTTTTTAGCCACAAAGTGAACCATTCCACCATGTCTCACCTACCGAACCATGAGTGAGATATTGCCTGCCGTGATAATGATGGTGATCGCCAGAAAAAACATCAGGCCAACAGTCGCCAAAGCGGCGAACACATAGACCAGACATTTGCCGATCGTACCGAGCGCAGTGATGATCGGACTGGAACCCAGCGGCTGCAGTACGGCCGACGAAACGTTGTAGATCAGGGCCAGTACAAGAATTTTGATTGCCGGGAACGCGCAAAGGATCAGCAGGATAATCACTCCAGCCAGTCCAACGGCATTTTTCACAAGCAGCGAGGCTCCGACAACGGTATCGGCTGCCTCTGAAAACATCCGTCCGACTATCGGGATGAAGTTGCCGGTCACATACTTCGCCGTCCGCAGGGTTACGCCGTCAGCAACTGCTGCTGAAGCTCCCTGTATACTGACTACCGCCAGAAAGATGGTCAAAAAGGAACCAAGCGCTCCCATCGCGATCGTCCGCAGCAGTACGGCCAGTTGGGTTACCTGATACCGCTCGGAGAAGAGGCTGGCAATTGACAGCATCGCCGACAGAAACAGCAGCGGAAAGATGATCGTCGAGATGATGATGCCGCTTGTGTTGATCATGAAGACGATCAGCGGATGAAACAGTGCCGCCGAGGCAAAGTTCCCCATCGACGCAAGCAGGGCGATGACGAGCGGGATCATAGCCAGCATG contains these protein-coding regions:
- the spoIIIAF gene encoding stage III sporulation protein AF, whose protein sequence is MEWFTLWLKKIILLVLLAAFLDLILPNTSLQRYVKMVMGLIILLTIMSPVFTLFRIPPEELALRLSSYQQEFEARDEPNPQWESLSKKLMQQQDEQMERYVSGQMESLIRQQVLSAYGIEVSSVDVRFRQSGESTPDIEAITVVVSEDKGGEQKSPEKEDPVRPIRPIEIEVGSESQSKEFDSVPVSGQQHTALYREIAAQVAQDWQVAPDQVRVISAKENETG
- the spoIIIAG gene encoding stage III sporulation protein AG, which encodes MLSKLKQILAGDPDNKQMKPIHYFILLFCIGAAVMIFTDFLSVEPDQSSTSDLFSAQVPEQEPSAPASGGSVSNDEIQEYENMYETQLAEILETVIGVGQVEVMVNLDSTPEVVVEKNRDIRSATTKETDKDKATRNQTDQTRNEQVVVVQGSKQEHPVVLKTVKPKVRGVLVVAKGAENIQVKAWILEAVQKVLDVPAYKISVLPKKK
- the spoIIIAE gene encoding stage III sporulation protein AE → MPVTRLLWFLLFFPLVLVPQLVFAEPFVDSQSGGPIDQLVRQQAEHLQTERIEQFWKKTLQEYKGYLPDLQAPGLMQLLFQDGELTVSGVLKGLFKYFFHEVLTNGKLLSSIIIITVFAMILETMQSAFERNTVSTVAYAITYLVLMVLAMNSFHLAITYAKDAIANMSDFMLAMIPLVIALLASMGNFASAALFHPLIVFMINTSGIIISTIIFPLLFLSAMLSIASLFSERYQVTQLAVLLRTIAMGALGSFLTIFLAVVSIQGASAAVADGVTLRTAKYVTGNFIPIVGRMFSEAADTVVGASLLVKNAVGLAGVIILLILCAFPAIKILVLALIYNVSSAVLQPLGSSPIITALGTIGKCLVYVFAALATVGLMFFLAITIIITAGNISLMVR
- a CDS encoding SpoIIIAH-like family protein codes for the protein MVVRKQTVWLLTMLAVMVVLSGYYLVKGPSEQTPALGEPTGQQDSLSGVQVETEQTDQPAPDAAPVEGTPDGSFTDEAAAGGESTTVEDSSILAQAGNETFQSIKLNREALIEKQKDEQMEIIVNPDSSPQAMVEARARHDELSALQNNIMALEEILKADGYKDAVVLAQNESVKVIVQADKLDRKQVVDIIAMAKQHLNVPGYQVTVSSRP